A DNA window from Micromonospora inyonensis contains the following coding sequences:
- a CDS encoding enoyl-CoA hydratase/isomerase family protein, with translation MTITLERHEAVAVVTIDRPDKLNSLTLAMYQQLGDALIEVHADPAIAVAVLTGRGGRAFCVGADLTESIPALAEGRFDISEWDHAHQKHVQQRKPIIAAINGLCLGGGFEIMLSTDIRIASTTAEFGLPEVGIGVVPAGGTLVRLTRQIPYAWAMQLMLGGDRISADTALRFGLLNDVVPADALLDTAMTWAVRLTQNSGTAMAVVKEAVQYLADLPSDQAFRYEALLGQKAFTSADAREGMSAFYARRRPNFPSRTYPEPSSS, from the coding sequence ATGACCATCACCCTCGAACGCCACGAAGCGGTCGCAGTCGTCACCATCGACCGGCCGGACAAGCTCAACTCCCTCACCCTGGCGATGTATCAGCAGCTGGGCGACGCCCTGATCGAGGTCCACGCCGACCCCGCGATTGCCGTCGCGGTGCTGACCGGGCGAGGCGGAAGAGCCTTCTGCGTCGGCGCCGACTTGACCGAATCGATCCCGGCGTTGGCTGAGGGACGCTTCGACATCTCGGAGTGGGATCACGCCCACCAGAAGCATGTGCAGCAGCGCAAACCGATCATCGCCGCGATCAACGGCCTCTGCCTCGGCGGCGGGTTCGAGATCATGCTCTCGACCGACATCCGCATCGCCAGCACGACCGCCGAGTTCGGGTTGCCCGAGGTCGGCATCGGGGTCGTTCCGGCCGGCGGCACGCTGGTCCGGCTGACCCGCCAGATCCCATACGCCTGGGCGATGCAGCTGATGCTCGGCGGCGACCGCATCAGCGCGGACACGGCCCTGCGGTTCGGCCTGCTCAACGACGTCGTCCCCGCGGACGCGCTGCTCGACACGGCGATGACGTGGGCGGTGCGGCTGACGCAGAACAGCGGCACGGCGATGGCCGTCGTCAAAGAAGCCGTCCAGTACCTAGCCGACCTGCCCAGTGATCAGGCCTTCCGATACGAGGCCCTGCTGGGGCAGAAGGCGTTCACCTCCGCCGACGCACGCGAAGGCATGTCGGCCTTCTACGCACGTCGTCGTCCGAACTTTCCCTCCCGCACGTACCCGGAGCCGAGCTCGTCATGA
- a CDS encoding hydroxymethylglutaryl-CoA lyase, which produces MNLPSVVAQPGMPDAVRIYEVGPRDGLQAEKQLIATDVKLEFIRRLLAAGLRTIELTSFVSPKWVPQLADAADVVAGVDLDSARHPVLVANERGLDRALASGVREIAVFASATESFAKNNLNRSVDEALTMFELVVRRSRDAGVAVRGYISMCFGDPWEGPVSLAKVVHVAERLIDMGVTSLSLGDTIGVGTPGHVLALVERLEAAGIPRGVLAMHFHDTYGQALANVHAALTAGITEFDASAGGIGGCPYAQSATGNLATEDLVWMLTGLGYHTGVNLEHLVEASVWMAKHLRRPSSSRVVRAMASTDDRGQA; this is translated from the coding sequence ATGAACCTGCCCAGCGTGGTCGCGCAGCCCGGCATGCCCGATGCCGTCCGCATCTATGAGGTCGGCCCGCGGGACGGCCTGCAGGCCGAGAAGCAGCTCATCGCCACCGACGTGAAGCTCGAGTTCATCCGGCGCCTACTGGCGGCCGGCCTGCGAACCATCGAGCTGACCAGCTTCGTCTCACCGAAATGGGTACCGCAGCTGGCCGACGCCGCCGACGTCGTCGCTGGCGTCGACCTGGACTCGGCCCGGCACCCGGTCCTCGTGGCCAACGAGCGAGGGCTCGACCGCGCGCTAGCCAGCGGTGTCCGGGAGATCGCCGTCTTCGCCAGCGCCACCGAATCCTTTGCCAAGAACAACCTGAACCGCTCGGTCGACGAAGCGCTCACCATGTTCGAGCTGGTCGTGCGGCGCAGCCGCGACGCGGGCGTCGCGGTCAGGGGCTACATCTCGATGTGCTTCGGCGACCCCTGGGAGGGACCGGTGTCGCTCGCCAAGGTCGTCCACGTAGCCGAACGGCTCATCGACATGGGCGTGACGAGCCTGTCCCTCGGCGACACGATCGGCGTCGGCACGCCCGGGCACGTGCTCGCGCTCGTCGAACGCCTGGAAGCAGCAGGCATCCCGCGTGGCGTCCTGGCCATGCACTTCCACGACACCTACGGACAGGCGTTGGCCAACGTGCACGCCGCGCTGACCGCAGGAATCACGGAGTTCGACGCCTCGGCCGGCGGGATTGGCGGCTGCCCCTACGCACAGAGCGCCACCGGCAACCTCGCCACCGAAGACCTGGTCTGGATGCTCACCGGCCTGGGCTACCACACCGGCGTCAACCTGGAGCACCTCGTCGAGGCCAGTGTCTGGATGGCGAAGCACCTGAGACGGCCGAGTTCCTCCCGAGTGGTGCGGGCCATGGCCTCGACCGACGACCGGGGCCAGGCCTGA
- a CDS encoding IclR family transcriptional regulator — translation MVLPTPDPESSDGGVRTVKSADRALAVLEYLIESREPRTLRDVTRDLAIPRASAYALLLTLQRRGWVDVDDSRFTLGLRSLQAAVAAIDLDPTVRRTESIRHELNAELGETIHLGRLDGAEIVYVQTLTAPNRMSALTRPGRRLPAHASALGKALFAARPWRLVSEVLPKKLEMITPHTVTTRTELKKQLETTAKVGYSTEIEENTLGIMCYAIAVPADPYPSYAISCSVPLTNLDEEHRATVRNRLLQAANQLASNRY, via the coding sequence ATGGTCCTTCCCACGCCCGATCCCGAGTCCAGCGACGGCGGCGTACGCACCGTGAAGAGCGCCGACCGGGCGCTGGCCGTGCTGGAGTACCTGATCGAGTCCCGCGAACCACGGACGCTCCGGGACGTCACCCGGGACCTGGCGATCCCGCGCGCCTCCGCCTACGCGCTCCTGCTGACCCTTCAGCGACGCGGCTGGGTGGACGTCGACGACAGCCGCTTTACCCTGGGGCTGCGCTCCCTACAGGCGGCGGTGGCGGCCATCGACCTGGACCCCACGGTGCGACGGACCGAATCGATCCGGCACGAACTCAACGCCGAACTGGGCGAGACCATCCACCTGGGACGGCTCGACGGGGCGGAGATCGTGTACGTGCAGACCCTCACCGCCCCGAACCGGATGTCCGCGCTGACCCGTCCCGGCCGTCGTCTTCCGGCGCACGCCTCGGCACTCGGCAAGGCGCTGTTCGCCGCGCGACCGTGGCGGCTGGTGTCCGAGGTGCTGCCGAAGAAGCTGGAGATGATCACGCCACACACGGTGACGACGCGCACCGAGCTGAAGAAGCAGCTCGAAACGACCGCGAAGGTCGGCTACAGCACCGAGATCGAGGAGAACACCCTCGGCATCATGTGCTACGCGATCGCGGTTCCCGCCGACCCCTACCCGAGTTACGCGATCAGCTGTTCGGTTCCCCTGACCAACCTCGACGAGGAGCACCGGGCGACGGTGCGCAACCGCCTGTTGCAGGCGGCCAACCAGTTGGCCAGCAACCGGTACTGA
- a CDS encoding IS110 family transposase: MDTLVQRCAGLDIGKADLKACVRIPGGRGRRHQEIRTFATTTPALLELRDWLSANEVTVVGMEATGDYWKPVCYLLEDAFDVQLLNARHMRNVPGRKTDVADSAWIARLIEHGLVRPSFVPPPRIRRLRDLTRYRTTLVQERTREIQWLEKVLEDAGIKLSTVASHTLGISGRAMIDALIAGERDPQVLAALARARMRAKIPALRDALVGRFTDHHAFICRTMLDRIDAAAATIDAFSARIEDEIRPFQTIVARLDTIPGVNARTAQVLIAEIGVDMSRFPTPGHLASWAGMCPGNHESAGKHHGGATRKGDSWLRGALGEAGAGAARSKDTYLQARYRRIASRRGKKRALVAVGHSILTAIWHMISNDTDYNDLGAAYFLTRTDPARQARRLLGQLHQLGYQAVITPIT, encoded by the coding sequence ATGGACACCCTGGTCCAACGGTGCGCGGGACTCGACATCGGCAAGGCCGATCTCAAAGCCTGCGTACGAATTCCCGGCGGGAGAGGACGCCGCCATCAGGAGATCCGCACGTTCGCAACGACCACACCGGCGTTACTGGAACTGCGTGACTGGCTGAGCGCCAACGAGGTCACCGTCGTCGGGATGGAAGCCACCGGCGACTACTGGAAGCCGGTGTGCTACCTACTCGAAGACGCCTTCGACGTGCAACTGCTCAACGCCCGTCACATGCGCAACGTCCCTGGCCGCAAGACTGACGTCGCCGACTCCGCCTGGATCGCCCGGCTGATCGAGCACGGCCTGGTGCGGCCCAGTTTCGTGCCTCCGCCGCGGATCCGCCGGCTGCGTGATCTCACCCGATACCGCACCACCCTCGTGCAGGAACGTACCCGGGAGATCCAGTGGCTGGAGAAGGTCCTCGAAGACGCCGGGATCAAGCTGTCGACGGTGGCGTCACACACCCTCGGGATCTCCGGCCGCGCGATGATCGATGCGTTGATCGCCGGGGAGCGTGACCCGCAAGTGCTGGCCGCCCTCGCCCGCGCACGGATGCGGGCGAAAATCCCCGCACTGCGGGACGCCCTTGTCGGTAGGTTCACCGACCATCACGCCTTCATCTGCCGCACGATGCTCGACCGGATCGACGCCGCAGCCGCTACGATCGACGCCTTCTCGGCACGTATCGAGGACGAGATCCGGCCCTTTCAGACCATCGTCGCCCGGCTCGACACCATCCCCGGCGTGAACGCCCGCACCGCCCAGGTCCTCATCGCCGAGATCGGCGTCGACATGAGTCGGTTCCCCACCCCAGGCCACCTCGCCTCATGGGCAGGGATGTGTCCCGGTAACCACGAGTCCGCCGGCAAACACCACGGCGGAGCAACCCGCAAAGGCGACTCCTGGCTCCGCGGCGCACTCGGCGAGGCTGGAGCCGGAGCCGCACGCAGCAAAGACACCTACCTTCAAGCCCGATATCGACGAATCGCCAGCCGACGCGGCAAGAAACGAGCGCTCGTCGCGGTCGGACATAGCATCCTCACCGCGATCTGGCACATGATCAGCAACGACACCGACTACAACGACCTCGGCGCCGCGTACTTCCTGACCCGCACCGACCCAGCCCGACAAGCCCGCCGCCTCCTCGGCCAACTCCATCAACTCGGCTACCAGGCGGTCATAACCCCAATCACCTGA
- a CDS encoding IS110 family transposase — translation MDVLHDRCAGLDISKRDVKACLRTPGTRRNQRRSEVRTFATTTNDLLALRDWLVAEQVSLVVMEGTGDYWRAPYYLLEDALNVELVNARQVKAMPGRKTDVADAVWLAQLAECGLLRASFVPPEPIRQLRDLTRYRTVLTEERTREAQRLEKELEDAGIKLSSFATDILGISGRAMLEALIRGERDAQVLAEMARGRMRSKIPDLAQAMIGRFGDHHAFLCRMHLDRIDAISRDIATLSTRIERVMAPFRDQLTRLDGIPGISLRVAEVIIAETGGDMSRFPTAGHLASWAGVSPGNHESGGKRKSGKTTKGNRWLRDALGTAAMAAARSKNTYLGAQYTRLVRRLGSKPKALVALEHSILTSVWHMLTDGTGYQDLGADHFLRRDPERERRRAIAALNKLGYTVTLNPIEPTTKAA, via the coding sequence GTGGATGTGCTGCATGATCGTTGTGCCGGGTTGGACATCAGCAAGCGGGACGTGAAGGCGTGCCTGCGGACCCCGGGAACACGGCGTAACCAGCGGCGAAGCGAGGTACGTACGTTCGCCACGACCACCAACGACCTGCTAGCGCTGCGGGACTGGCTGGTCGCCGAGCAGGTCAGCCTGGTCGTCATGGAAGGCACCGGCGACTACTGGCGGGCCCCGTACTACCTGCTCGAAGACGCCCTGAACGTGGAGTTGGTCAACGCTCGGCAGGTCAAGGCGATGCCCGGACGCAAGACCGATGTGGCCGATGCGGTGTGGCTGGCACAACTGGCCGAGTGCGGGTTGCTACGGGCCAGCTTCGTGCCGCCCGAGCCGATCCGCCAGCTTCGCGATCTGACGCGGTACCGCACGGTACTGACCGAAGAGCGTACCCGGGAGGCCCAGCGGCTGGAGAAGGAGTTGGAGGACGCCGGGATCAAGCTGTCCAGCTTCGCCACCGACATCCTCGGTATCTCCGGGCGCGCCATGTTGGAAGCGCTCATCCGTGGAGAGCGCGACGCGCAGGTATTGGCGGAGATGGCGCGAGGCCGGATGCGGTCCAAGATCCCTGACCTGGCCCAGGCGATGATCGGCCGCTTCGGTGATCACCACGCGTTCCTGTGCCGGATGCATCTGGACCGCATCGATGCCATCAGCCGGGACATCGCCACGTTGAGCACCCGGATCGAGCGGGTGATGGCACCCTTTCGTGACCAGCTGACCCGGTTGGATGGCATTCCCGGGATCAGCCTCCGGGTCGCTGAGGTGATCATCGCGGAGACCGGTGGGGACATGTCCCGGTTCCCCACCGCCGGGCATCTGGCCTCCTGGGCCGGGGTGTCGCCCGGTAACCACGAATCCGGCGGCAAACGCAAGTCCGGCAAGACCACCAAAGGCAACCGGTGGCTGCGCGACGCCCTCGGCACCGCCGCGATGGCCGCGGCCCGTTCCAAGAACACCTACCTCGGCGCCCAGTACACCCGCCTCGTACGCCGACTCGGCAGCAAACCCAAGGCCCTGGTCGCCTTGGAACACTCCATCCTGACCTCCGTATGGCACATGCTCACCGACGGAACCGGCTACCAGGACCTCGGCGCCGACCACTTCCTACGCCGCGACCCCGAACGCGAACGCCGCCGCGCGATCGCCGCACTGAACAAGCTCGGCTACACCGTCACCCTCAACCCGATCGAACCCACCACGAAAGCCGCGTGA
- a CDS encoding IS110 family transposase — translation MDVLHDRCAGLDISKRDVKACLRTPGTRRNQRRSEVRTFATTTNDLLALRDWLVAEQVSLVVMEGTGDYWRAPYYLLEDALNVELVNARQVKAMPGRKTDVADAVWLAQLAECGLLRASFVPPEPIRQLRDLTRYRTVLTEERTREAQRLEKELEDAGIKLSSFATDILGISGRAMLEALIRGERDAQVLAEMARGRMRSKIPDLAQAMIGRFGDHHAFLCRMHLDRIDAISRDIATLSTRIERVMAPFRDQLTRLDGIPGISLRVAEVIIAETGGDMSRFPTAGHLASWAGVSPGNHESGGKRKSGKTTKGNRWLRDALGTAAMAAARSKNTYLGAQYTRLVRRLGSKPKALVALEHSILTSVWHMLTDGTGYQDLGADHFLRRDPERERRRAIAALNKLGYTVTLNPIEPTTKAA, via the coding sequence GTGGATGTGCTGCATGATCGTTGTGCCGGGTTGGACATCAGCAAGCGGGACGTGAAGGCGTGCCTGCGGACCCCGGGAACACGGCGTAACCAGCGGCGAAGCGAGGTACGTACGTTCGCCACGACCACCAACGACCTGCTAGCGCTGCGGGACTGGCTGGTCGCCGAGCAGGTCAGCCTGGTCGTCATGGAAGGCACCGGCGACTACTGGCGGGCCCCGTACTACCTGCTCGAAGACGCCCTGAACGTGGAGTTGGTCAACGCTCGGCAGGTCAAGGCGATGCCCGGACGCAAGACCGATGTGGCCGATGCGGTGTGGCTGGCACAACTGGCCGAGTGCGGGTTGCTACGGGCCAGCTTCGTGCCGCCCGAGCCGATCCGCCAGCTTCGCGATCTGACGCGGTACCGCACGGTACTGACCGAAGAGCGTACCCGGGAGGCCCAGCGGCTGGAGAAGGAGTTGGAGGACGCCGGGATCAAGCTGTCCAGCTTCGCCACCGACATCCTCGGTATCTCCGGGCGCGCCATGTTGGAAGCGCTCATCCGTGGAGAGCGCGACGCGCAGGTATTGGCGGAGATGGCGCGAGGCCGGATGCGGTCCAAGATTCCTGACCTGGCCCAGGCGATGATCGGCCGCTTCGGTGATCACCACGCGTTCCTGTGCCGGATGCATCTGGACCGCATCGATGCCATCAGCCGGGACATCGCCACGTTGAGCACCCGGATCGAGCGGGTGATGGCACCCTTTCGTGACCAGCTGACCCGGTTGGATGGCATTCCCGGGATCAGCCTCCGGGTCGCTGAGGTGATCATCGCGGAGACCGGTGGGGACATGTCCCGGTTCCCCACCGCCGGGCATCTGGCCTCCTGGGCCGGGGTGTCGCCCGGTAACCACGAATCCGGCGGCAAACGCAAGTCCGGCAAGACCACCAAAGGCAACCGGTGGCTGCGCGACGCCCTCGGCACCGCCGCGATGGCCGCGGCCCGTTCCAAGAACACCTACCTCGGCGCCCAGTACACCCGCCTCGTACGCCGACTCGGCAGCAAACCCAAGGCCCTGGTCGCCTTGGAACACTCCATCCTGACCTCCGTATGGCACATGCTCACCGACGGAACCGGCTACCAGGACCTCGGCGCCGACCACTTCCTACGCCGCGACCCCGAACGCGAACGCCGCCGCGCGATCGCCGCACTGAACAAGCTCGGCTACACCGTCACCCTCAACCCGATCGAACCCACCACGAAAGCCGCGTGA
- a CDS encoding putative leader peptide, producing the protein MVRGKIVSVRSAYLTKRGHIDLLRVASAACRPCR; encoded by the coding sequence ATGGTCCGGGGAAAGATCGTCAGCGTGCGAAGCGCCTATCTGACCAAGCGGGGTCACATCGACCTCCTGCGCGTCGCCAGCGCTGCCTGCCGACCCTGCCGCTGA
- a CDS encoding response regulator, translated as MIRVMLVDDQAVVRTGFRVILEQAGDIEVVAEASNGDAAVDLARRHRPDVICMDVRMPGGDGLTATRRIVGEATETPPAVLVVTTFDLDEYVFGALESGASGFILKDCEPEELIEAVRRLAGGYGLVDQAVTRRVITEFARRTAAPRTDAVAAHQLTAREAEIVRLLAQGLSNVEIATELFIETSTVKSHLGRAMAKIGVRDRLQTVVWAYQNGVVPR; from the coding sequence ATGATCAGGGTGATGCTCGTCGACGACCAGGCGGTGGTGCGGACCGGGTTCCGGGTCATCCTGGAACAGGCCGGGGACATCGAGGTGGTGGCCGAGGCGTCGAACGGCGACGCGGCGGTCGACCTGGCCCGCCGGCACCGGCCGGACGTGATCTGCATGGACGTCCGGATGCCCGGCGGCGACGGGCTCACCGCCACCCGCCGGATCGTCGGCGAGGCCACCGAGACGCCGCCCGCCGTGCTGGTGGTGACCACGTTCGACCTCGACGAGTACGTCTTCGGCGCGCTGGAGTCCGGTGCCAGCGGGTTCATCCTCAAGGACTGCGAACCCGAGGAGCTGATCGAGGCGGTACGCCGCCTGGCCGGCGGGTACGGGCTCGTCGACCAGGCGGTCACCCGCCGGGTGATCACCGAGTTCGCCCGCCGCACCGCCGCACCGCGTACCGACGCGGTGGCCGCGCACCAGCTCACCGCGCGGGAGGCCGAGATCGTCCGGCTGCTCGCCCAGGGTCTGTCGAACGTGGAGATCGCCACCGAGCTGTTCATCGAGACCAGCACCGTCAAGTCGCACCTCGGCCGGGCGATGGCCAAGATCGGTGTACGGGACCGGTTGCAGACGGTCGTCTGGGCGTACCAGAACGGTGTCGTGCCGCGCTGA
- a CDS encoding sensor histidine kinase, which yields MSTHPDPQAEATPRTPRLTRRLDERLTRLGVTGRFARDGLLAAAVTVATLLLLAMLFWIVAPAEGLAVDPTWAWLVLVLCGVQAVLLCLRRIRPLLCLALVVALQLVVVGLSLPEMSIRGLAPFVAAYTVGTLRPVRTALLIAGVATLAETAGAVAIAVLVAPDILLATLGSLTASALTYLGAAFVGGYVATYRRYLELVRVRAEEAVRAQQAGVQAAIGAERSRMARELHDVAAHHLSGMVVQAAAVERLIDRDPAAARAGVAWIRAQGKQTLDNLRLVVGVLRGRTGADAGDGTVPVPGLAVLDDLVRTAADLGGPVELVREGQPREVPPIADVALYRVAQESLSNARQHAPGAPVRVALRYLDRRVTLQVRNDPPPRRPEPATRTTGGVGLVGMRERAQLIGAEFTAGPTADGGWAVTVHLPTAPEVARAATATAQGDPT from the coding sequence ATGAGCACCCACCCCGATCCGCAGGCCGAGGCGACGCCCCGGACGCCCCGGCTGACCAGGCGGCTTGACGAGCGGCTCACCCGGCTCGGCGTGACCGGCCGGTTCGCCCGGGACGGCCTGCTCGCGGCGGCCGTCACCGTGGCCACCCTGCTGCTGCTGGCGATGCTGTTCTGGATCGTCGCACCGGCGGAGGGTCTCGCCGTCGACCCGACGTGGGCCTGGCTGGTGCTGGTGCTCTGCGGTGTGCAGGCGGTGCTGCTCTGCCTGCGTCGGATCCGTCCGCTGCTCTGCCTCGCCCTGGTCGTCGCCCTGCAACTGGTGGTGGTCGGCCTGTCCCTGCCGGAGATGTCGATCCGGGGCCTCGCGCCGTTCGTCGCCGCGTACACCGTCGGCACGCTGCGGCCGGTCCGGACGGCGCTGCTGATCGCGGGGGTCGCCACGCTGGCGGAGACGGCGGGCGCGGTCGCCATCGCCGTCCTCGTCGCCCCCGACATCCTCCTCGCCACGCTCGGCAGCCTCACCGCGAGTGCCCTGACCTACCTCGGCGCGGCCTTCGTCGGTGGCTACGTCGCCACCTACCGGCGCTACCTCGAGCTGGTCCGGGTACGCGCCGAGGAGGCGGTCCGGGCACAGCAGGCCGGCGTACAGGCGGCGATCGGCGCGGAACGGTCCCGGATGGCGCGGGAGCTGCATGACGTGGCCGCCCACCACCTCTCCGGCATGGTGGTGCAGGCGGCGGCGGTGGAGCGACTGATCGACCGCGACCCGGCGGCGGCCCGCGCCGGGGTGGCCTGGATCCGCGCCCAGGGCAAGCAGACCCTGGACAACCTGCGACTGGTCGTGGGGGTGCTGCGCGGACGGACCGGGGCGGACGCCGGCGACGGCACGGTCCCGGTGCCCGGCCTGGCCGTCCTCGACGACCTCGTCCGCACCGCCGCTGACCTCGGCGGCCCGGTCGAGCTCGTCCGCGAGGGGCAACCGCGCGAGGTGCCGCCGATCGCCGACGTGGCGCTCTACCGGGTGGCGCAGGAGTCGCTCTCCAACGCCCGCCAGCACGCCCCCGGCGCCCCGGTCCGGGTGGCTCTGCGCTACCTCGACCGCCGGGTGACGCTCCAGGTACGCAACGACCCGCCGCCCCGGCGGCCCGAGCCGGCCACCCGCACTACCGGCGGCGTGGGCCTGGTGGGCATGCGGGAACGCGCACAGCTCATCGGTGCCGAGTTCACCGCCGGGCCGACCGCCGACGGCGGCTGGGCGGTCACGGTGCACCTGCCGACCGCACCGGAGGTCGCCCGCGCCGCGACGGCGACCGCGCAGGGAGACCCCACATGA
- a CDS encoding serine hydrolase domain-containing protein: MLRQDPARPRASRLRRLGAALAATVAVVATVAGCGTAPTAMSVPTPPAPGAPADQAALNAADVDAWLDGLLPAALQRTGIPGATVAVVRDGEILTTRGYGHADTGTGTNQPVPVDPDRHLFRVGSVSKLVTAVAVLQLVQSGDLDLDADVNEYLDFTLPRRYDEAVTLRHLLTHTAGFEERVAGLIRLDGRTPDLRAALATDPPEQIYRPGTVPAYSNYGNALAGYIVEHVSGTPFEKYVDRNVLARAGMASSTFAQPLPPALADRMASGHDAAGVAGPFEIVGTPPAGALSAPATDMARFMLALTGEPVGEGPLLNAATRELMQRPGLDATSLGTLADGPRMALGLFDESRNGRHILGHGGDTMFFHSHLQIYPRERAGIFLSLNGGGRGDRDSHELRQAVVNGFADRYFPGTSERPASVDAQTSAAHAAAAAGTYTDSRGFGSNFLTTMGLVGRTTVSVADDHRLLFEPGPLSATPALYEEVAPWVWREVGGQRTLAMRVTDDRVTAISHDSAFTLLPVEPARATAVVVPVLGASVLVLALTVLSWPFGALVRRVLGRPRRDPAGRTVRVLSRVAVAGALLALIGWAVNIAAIMGLQEVSAASLRTVQVLQVIGLLGVLPAGVRLVDDVRRRVGWHRVAASALILLALAGTGWFAVEFMLLAPSISY; this comes from the coding sequence ATGCTTCGCCAAGATCCCGCCCGGCCCCGGGCGTCCCGCCTGCGCCGGCTCGGCGCGGCTCTGGCGGCGACGGTCGCCGTCGTCGCCACCGTCGCCGGGTGCGGCACCGCACCGACCGCCATGTCCGTTCCCACGCCACCCGCTCCCGGCGCGCCGGCCGACCAGGCCGCGCTGAACGCGGCCGACGTCGACGCCTGGCTCGACGGCCTGCTGCCCGCCGCGCTCCAGCGGACCGGCATCCCCGGCGCCACCGTCGCCGTCGTCCGCGACGGCGAGATCCTCACCACCCGTGGCTACGGCCACGCGGACACCGGCACCGGCACCAACCAGCCGGTACCGGTCGACCCGGACCGGCACCTGTTCCGGGTCGGCTCGGTGTCGAAGCTGGTCACCGCCGTCGCCGTCCTCCAGCTCGTGCAGAGCGGCGATCTCGACCTCGACGCCGACGTCAACGAGTACCTGGACTTCACGCTGCCCCGCCGCTACGACGAGGCGGTCACGCTGCGGCACCTGCTGACCCACACCGCCGGGTTCGAGGAGCGCGTCGCCGGGTTGATCCGCCTCGACGGCCGCACCCCGGACCTGCGCGCGGCGTTGGCCACCGACCCACCGGAGCAGATCTACCGGCCGGGCACCGTGCCCGCCTACTCCAACTACGGCAACGCGCTGGCCGGATACATCGTCGAGCACGTCAGCGGGACGCCGTTCGAGAAGTACGTCGACCGCAACGTGCTGGCCCGGGCCGGCATGGCGTCGTCGACGTTCGCGCAGCCGCTGCCCCCGGCCCTGGCCGACCGGATGGCCAGCGGCCACGACGCCGCCGGTGTCGCCGGTCCGTTCGAGATCGTCGGCACTCCCCCGGCGGGCGCGTTGAGCGCACCGGCAACCGACATGGCCCGGTTCATGCTGGCGCTGACCGGCGAACCGGTCGGCGAGGGTCCGCTGCTCAACGCCGCCACCCGCGAGCTGATGCAGCGTCCCGGGCTCGACGCCACCTCGCTCGGCACCCTCGCGGACGGCCCCCGGATGGCGCTGGGGCTGTTCGACGAGAGCCGCAACGGCCGACACATCCTCGGTCACGGCGGCGACACCATGTTCTTCCACTCGCACCTACAGATCTACCCGCGGGAGCGGGCCGGCATCTTCCTCTCGCTCAACGGCGGCGGCCGGGGCGACCGGGACAGCCACGAGCTGCGCCAGGCGGTGGTGAACGGCTTCGCCGACCGCTACTTCCCGGGCACGTCGGAGCGACCGGCCAGCGTCGACGCGCAGACCAGCGCCGCACACGCCGCCGCCGCAGCCGGTACGTACACCGACTCGCGCGGTTTCGGCAGCAACTTCCTGACCACCATGGGCCTGGTCGGTCGGACCACCGTCAGCGTCGCCGACGACCACCGGCTGCTGTTCGAGCCGGGCCCGCTGTCGGCCACCCCGGCCCTGTACGAGGAGGTGGCTCCCTGGGTCTGGCGCGAGGTGGGCGGGCAGCGCACGCTGGCCATGCGGGTCACCGACGACCGGGTGACGGCGATCAGCCACGACTCCGCGTTCACCCTGCTGCCGGTCGAGCCGGCACGGGCCACGGCGGTGGTCGTACCGGTACTCGGTGCCTCCGTGCTGGTGCTTGCGCTGACCGTGCTCTCCTGGCCGTTCGGTGCCCTCGTCCGACGAGTGCTCGGTCGGCCACGCCGTGATCCGGCGGGGCGTACCGTGCGGGTGCTCAGCCGCGTCGCGGTCGCGGGTGCGCTGCTCGCGCTGATCGGTTGGGCGGTGAACATCGCGGCCATTATGGGGTTGCAGGAGGTCTCCGCCGCCTCGCTGCGCACCGTGCAGGTGCTCCAGGTGATCGGCCTGCTCGGGGTGCTGCCCGCAGGGGTGCGGTTGGTCGACGACGTACGGCGGCGCGTCGGCTGGCACCGGGTCGCCGCCAGCGCCCTGATCCTGCTGGCCCTGGCCGGTACGGGCTGGTTCGCCGTCGAGTTCATGCTGCTCGCGCCTAGCATCTCCTACTGA